From the genome of Streptomyces xanthophaeus:
CGCCTCGCCCGCGGCGCCCGCGGCCCCCACCGACCAGGTCACCGTCGACGTCGCCTCCGTGAACGGATCGGGCTGCCGTCCAGGCAGTGCCGCCGTCGCCGTGTCGCCGGACAACTCGGCCTTCACCGTCACCTACAGCGAATACCTGGCCCAGGCCGGTGGCGGAGTCTCCGCCGTCGAGGGCCGCAAGAACTGTCTCCTCTCCCTCGACGTCCACGTCCCCCAGGGGTACACCTACGCCGTCGCCAAGGTCGACTACCGCGGCTTCGGCAGCCTCGCGCCGGGCGCGGTCGGCACGCAGAAGGCCAGCTACTACTTCCAGGGCATGAGCCAGACCGCGTACCGGACCCACAAGTTCAACGGCGAGCTCGTCGACAACTGGCAGGCGACCGACACCACGGGCATCGAGGCCCTGGTCTTCGCGCCCTGCGGTGAGCAGCGCAACTTCAACATCAACACCGAGCTGCGCGCCGAGGTGGGTACCTCGGACCCGGCGCACACCAGCTTCATGGCGCTCGACTCGACGGACGGCAGCATCAACAGCGTCTACCACTTCTCCTGGAAGCAGTGCCCGGTCCGGCGCTGATCCGGGAGTACCCGCTCCCCGCTCGCAGGGGCCCGCCGCACGGCGGGCCCCTGCGGCGCGTCCGGCGCCGGGTCAGGCCGACGCGCGCCGGACCAGGGCCGTGGCGGTGATCACCGGATCGGGTGCGGTCCGCCGCCCGTCCGGACCGCCGTTCAGGCGGTGCATCAGCAGCCTCGCCATCAGGCGGCCCATGCCCTCGATGTCCTGGCGCACGGTCGTCAGCGGCGGGTCGGCGCTCTCCGCCACCGGTTCGGCGTCGTCGAAGCCGACCAACGCCACGTCCCCGGGCACCGTCCGGCCGCTCTCCCGCAGCACGCGCAGGG
Proteins encoded in this window:
- a CDS encoding DUF4360 domain-containing protein, translating into MTATLVALTPAAGASPAAPAAPTDQVTVDVASVNGSGCRPGSAAVAVSPDNSAFTVTYSEYLAQAGGGVSAVEGRKNCLLSLDVHVPQGYTYAVAKVDYRGFGSLAPGAVGTQKASYYFQGMSQTAYRTHKFNGELVDNWQATDTTGIEALVFAPCGEQRNFNINTELRAEVGTSDPAHTSFMALDSTDGSINSVYHFSWKQCPVRR